Proteins co-encoded in one Spirosoma endbachense genomic window:
- a CDS encoding nucleotidyltransferase domain-containing protein produces the protein MELVGNETVDQSTHKQETLNILVYANIFNYPLTKKEIYERGKIDISQLETCLINLRSEKKIFLIEDFYTLHNDNKIIENRKKRNKRADIFINRARIITRVIAHFPFIRAVFLSGSISKDCMDENSDIDFFIITEPERLWIAHLFCSVFRHTFLLNSSKYFCYNYLIDSEHLLIEEQSLYTAIEIKTLIPLLGYNYYKNMLQENEWTNNYFPKYPLMPKNDISKNFSFIQRSIEFCFNNAFGNWLDKWLLNYSIKKRKKKFESKLFEYSHYYIDLQRHVAKSHITDKYPKIMKKYFEGIEQSSCI, from the coding sequence ATGGAACTTGTAGGAAATGAGACTGTGGATCAAAGTACACATAAACAAGAAACTTTAAATATCCTTGTTTATGCTAATATATTTAATTATCCGCTTACAAAAAAAGAGATTTACGAAAGGGGGAAAATTGACATTAGTCAATTAGAAACATGCCTAATAAATCTAAGGAGCGAGAAAAAGATATTTTTAATAGAAGATTTCTATACGTTGCATAACGATAATAAAATAATTGAAAATAGAAAAAAAAGGAATAAGCGGGCAGATATTTTCATAAATCGAGCTAGGATTATTACTAGGGTAATAGCTCATTTTCCATTTATTAGAGCAGTTTTTCTGTCAGGTTCTATTTCTAAAGATTGTATGGATGAAAATAGTGATATTGATTTTTTTATAATTACAGAGCCTGAACGCCTATGGATTGCTCATTTGTTTTGTAGTGTATTCAGACATACATTTTTATTAAATAGCTCAAAATATTTCTGCTACAATTATTTGATTGATAGTGAACACCTATTAATAGAGGAGCAGAGCTTATATACCGCAATTGAAATTAAAACGTTAATTCCTTTATTGGGATATAATTATTACAAAAATATGCTGCAAGAGAATGAGTGGACTAATAATTATTTTCCAAAATATCCTCTGATGCCAAAGAATGATATTTCAAAAAATTTTTCTTTCATACAAAGAAGTATTGAATTTTGCTTTAACAATGCCTTTGGGAATTGGCTTGATAAATGGCTTTTAAATTATTCAATTAAAAAAAGAAAGAAAAAATTTGAATCGAAGCTTTTCGAATACTCACATTACTACATAGACCTACAAAGGCATGTTGCCAAATCGCATATTACGGATAAATATCCTAAAATAATGAAAAAATATTTTGAAGGCATTGAACAGAGTTCATGTATATAA
- a CDS encoding HlyD family secretion protein, translating into MDKKILFRVGGVVILAIALFFGYSEFRYLQRHETTDDAQIDGDVNPVIPKAGGYVKEIRFKDNQFVKEGDTLIVLDDADYRIRVDQAEAALQSAMAAVGVSRSQVNVASATVQSSQASVQTARDQVATAQANVAAAQARARKANQDFDRYSRLLAEKTVPQQQFDVAQAERDAAQAQLLAAQAQLQTAQSQVNAAGTQTSVTSSQRRATQGQITVAQSTIKQRQADLDMAKLQLSYTIVRAPASGVVSKRSVQIGQLVQAGQAVCSVVGNTNLWVTANFKETQLHQMVPGQTVDIDVDAFGGEKLTGQVGSFAGATGAKFSLLPPDNATGNYVKVVQRIPVRIELDKKSPLYAKLRPGMSATVAVDLQK; encoded by the coding sequence ATGGATAAGAAAATTTTATTCCGCGTAGGAGGGGTCGTAATCCTGGCCATTGCCCTCTTTTTCGGGTACAGCGAGTTTCGCTACCTGCAACGTCATGAAACTACCGACGACGCTCAAATTGATGGTGATGTAAACCCGGTAATACCCAAAGCGGGCGGTTATGTGAAGGAAATTCGCTTCAAAGACAACCAGTTCGTTAAAGAAGGCGATACGCTTATTGTGCTCGACGATGCCGATTATCGCATTCGGGTCGATCAGGCTGAAGCTGCTTTGCAAAGTGCTATGGCTGCTGTCGGGGTTTCCCGCTCGCAGGTAAATGTTGCGTCGGCGACCGTACAAAGCTCGCAGGCAAGTGTACAAACTGCCCGCGATCAGGTAGCCACGGCTCAGGCTAATGTAGCGGCTGCTCAGGCACGTGCCCGTAAAGCCAATCAGGATTTTGACCGTTATAGCCGACTGCTGGCTGAAAAAACTGTTCCCCAACAACAGTTTGATGTTGCTCAGGCTGAACGTGATGCTGCACAGGCTCAACTGCTGGCTGCTCAGGCTCAGTTGCAAACGGCTCAATCGCAGGTAAACGCGGCTGGTACGCAGACCAGTGTTACGAGTTCACAGCGTAGGGCCACACAAGGTCAGATTACGGTGGCCCAGTCGACGATTAAACAGCGTCAGGCGGATTTAGACATGGCTAAACTGCAACTTTCGTATACGATTGTACGTGCACCAGCCTCAGGCGTTGTTTCAAAGCGTTCCGTACAAATTGGTCAATTAGTTCAGGCAGGTCAGGCTGTATGCTCTGTGGTGGGCAACACCAATCTTTGGGTAACGGCAAACTTTAAGGAAACGCAATTGCATCAGATGGTGCCTGGGCAGACGGTAGACATCGATGTCGATGCCTTCGGCGGTGAGAAATTGACGGGTCAGGTTGGTTCGTTTGCTGGTGCAACAGGTGCCAAGTTTTCCTTACTTCCCCCCGACAATGCTACGGGTAACTACGTGAAAGTCGTACAACGTATTCCTGTACGTATCGAACTGGACAAAAAGAGTCCGCTGTACGCTAAACTTCGCCCTGGTATGAGTGCGACAGTGGCCGTGGATTTACAGAAATAG
- a CDS encoding class I SAM-dependent methyltransferase — MNRTDEKAQAINLPPVYNHVEKHGAFPEISHDENARFNFLTNLNRHLATVVKPGNKVAFDKRIKPWFQARTGHDFHTPAEVKEAMQQDTYYQMSSALRRATLEMTQQASRSMVLRQIDSLADKASYYNDQRPETLTLNPDLEIPHYLKVVDYHCLPGGYYTEYIAGDVANAAAEDASFFVTTSGEFGELSDGSGKALVNWLTHNYPEFKPRRILDIGCGAGLNTLPLAIENPDAEVIGIDVSAPMLRYGHARAVSLGVENVRFIQANAETIPFDNDSFDWVQSTMFLHETSIRAINNIVREVYRVLASGGLMLHVEHAQNTAEMSLFDQFMRDWDTFNNNEPFYRVMHQMDKTEWMKSAGFQSDNLLQFGIPIVNNNHQLVGNGFQARQNVFGAWK; from the coding sequence ATGAATAGAACCGACGAAAAGGCGCAAGCCATTAACCTGCCGCCGGTCTATAATCATGTTGAAAAACACGGTGCTTTCCCAGAGATTTCTCACGATGAAAACGCCCGTTTCAATTTTCTGACCAATCTCAATCGACATCTTGCCACTGTTGTAAAACCAGGCAACAAAGTGGCTTTCGACAAACGTATAAAACCTTGGTTTCAGGCGCGAACCGGCCATGATTTTCATACACCGGCAGAGGTAAAAGAGGCTATGCAGCAAGATACATACTATCAGATGTCGAGCGCATTACGTCGAGCAACGCTGGAAATGACGCAGCAGGCAAGTCGGTCTATGGTGCTACGCCAAATTGATAGCCTTGCCGATAAAGCCAGCTATTATAATGACCAGCGCCCCGAAACACTAACCCTGAATCCGGATCTGGAAATACCTCATTACCTGAAGGTAGTAGACTATCACTGTTTACCCGGAGGTTACTATACTGAATACATTGCCGGAGATGTAGCCAATGCAGCAGCTGAAGATGCCAGTTTTTTTGTGACAACATCGGGCGAATTTGGCGAACTTTCTGATGGTAGCGGTAAAGCCCTGGTTAACTGGCTGACGCACAATTATCCAGAATTCAAGCCCCGTCGCATTCTGGATATAGGCTGTGGAGCAGGTCTTAATACGCTGCCCTTAGCGATAGAAAACCCTGATGCTGAGGTAATAGGCATTGATGTCAGTGCGCCAATGCTTCGCTATGGACATGCACGTGCGGTTTCGTTGGGAGTCGAAAACGTTCGGTTTATACAAGCGAATGCCGAAACGATTCCCTTTGACAATGACTCCTTTGATTGGGTTCAGTCGACCATGTTTCTTCACGAAACCTCGATCAGGGCTATAAACAATATTGTCCGGGAAGTTTATCGTGTACTAGCATCCGGCGGATTGATGCTTCATGTAGAGCATGCACAGAATACGGCCGAGATGTCTTTATTTGACCAGTTTATGCGTGACTGGGATACATTTAATAACAACGAACCATTCTACCGTGTTATGCATCAAATGGATAAAACGGAATGGATGAAGTCGGCCGGTTTCCAGTCTGATAACCTATTGCAATTTGGAATTCCTATTGTCAATAATAACCACCAATTAGTAGGAAATGGCTTCCAGGCCCGGCAAAACGTATTTGGTGCCTGGAAATAA
- a CDS encoding hydantoinase B/oxoprolinase family protein, which yields MQPADPVKTYDAVTLSILWARLLAVVDEAGITLKRTAFSTGTRESNDFAIVLMDTDGNSVAQSATSVPAFMGVLPMLTRALLSDYFPADTWQAGDVVITNDPWLCAGAKADVGLVTPIFRSQSDFGAMKLIGFIGCIAHSPDMGGILWGAGARDLYEEGLLIPPTKLYEAGKPNQLIFSLIEANVRAAQQTLGDIRAQVAASEQGIRSLMRMMDGHQMDDLVALGDQVIRASEQAMREAIRKAPDGTYHYFYPADGDGLDEPAHINCTVTIQNDEIRVDYAGTSKAHSLAINAVFNYVYAYTAYPIKCVFSPDVPSNEGSFRPIRVSAPKGSLLNAQRPVPLGGRYVTGNLLHAPLFGALAQAVPMQVQADCGSACWSIVLNGQKETLVKTKKGIENRKMEFVEYCFLNGGYGARPTMDGINTLSFPTNVANVPIEVLERNAPVLVTEKSLRAGTGGNGRFRGGLGQTFSFRMVGSEPITISILTEKLKTQPHGLLGGDAGKGGALHSTPERFLPPKGLAKLRFGEEVILQLPGSGGYGPATERELSAIERDRDLGYIID from the coding sequence ATGCAGCCAGCAGATCCAGTTAAAACTTACGATGCCGTTACGCTCAGTATTCTATGGGCGCGGCTATTGGCTGTTGTCGATGAAGCGGGTATTACGTTGAAACGAACGGCTTTTTCGACGGGCACCCGCGAATCGAACGACTTTGCTATTGTGCTTATGGATACCGATGGGAATTCGGTGGCACAGTCAGCTACCAGCGTGCCTGCCTTTATGGGTGTGCTGCCGATGTTAACGAGAGCTTTACTGTCCGATTACTTCCCGGCCGATACCTGGCAGGCTGGCGATGTGGTTATAACGAATGATCCCTGGCTTTGTGCAGGTGCGAAAGCCGACGTGGGTTTAGTTACTCCTATTTTTCGGTCGCAAAGCGATTTCGGCGCTATGAAATTGATCGGTTTCATTGGCTGTATTGCTCACTCCCCCGATATGGGCGGTATTCTTTGGGGAGCAGGAGCTCGTGATTTATATGAAGAGGGATTGTTAATTCCGCCGACCAAACTGTATGAGGCCGGAAAGCCCAATCAGTTAATATTCTCGCTTATTGAGGCTAATGTCCGGGCCGCACAGCAAACCCTTGGCGACATTCGGGCGCAGGTTGCTGCGAGCGAGCAGGGGATTCGCTCGCTCATGCGCATGATGGATGGACATCAAATGGATGATCTCGTGGCTTTGGGCGATCAGGTGATTCGGGCATCGGAACAGGCAATGCGGGAGGCCATCAGGAAGGCTCCCGATGGAACGTATCATTATTTTTATCCGGCTGATGGAGATGGCCTCGACGAACCTGCACATATCAATTGTACCGTCACGATTCAGAACGATGAGATACGTGTAGATTATGCCGGAACGTCAAAGGCACACTCACTGGCAATAAATGCCGTCTTTAACTACGTATATGCTTATACTGCCTATCCGATTAAATGCGTATTCAGTCCGGATGTTCCATCTAATGAAGGCTCATTTCGACCCATCAGGGTTTCGGCCCCGAAAGGCTCGCTGCTAAACGCCCAGCGACCGGTTCCTTTGGGTGGGCGTTATGTGACGGGTAATCTGCTTCATGCTCCCTTATTCGGTGCTCTGGCGCAGGCCGTACCCATGCAGGTGCAGGCCGATTGCGGCTCTGCCTGCTGGAGCATTGTTTTGAACGGCCAGAAAGAAACGCTCGTAAAGACAAAAAAGGGGATTGAAAACCGGAAGATGGAATTCGTTGAATACTGTTTCCTGAATGGAGGCTATGGCGCTCGCCCAACCATGGATGGTATTAACACGTTAAGTTTTCCGACCAATGTAGCCAATGTTCCGATTGAAGTGCTGGAACGGAATGCACCGGTGCTGGTTACCGAAAAATCGTTACGGGCCGGAACCGGTGGGAATGGTCGATTTAGAGGAGGCTTAGGGCAAACATTCAGCTTTCGCATGGTTGGCAGCGAACCAATCACGATATCGATACTGACCGAAAAACTAAAAACTCAGCCACATGGACTTTTGGGTGGCGATGCGGGAAAGGGCGGTGCTCTACATAGCACACCAGAGCGGTTTTTACCACCCAAAGGTCTGGCTAAATTACGTTTTGGCGAGGAAGTAATCCTCCAGTTGCCTGGGTCGGGCGGATATGGCCCGGCAACTGAACGGGAACTGTCCGCCATTGAGCGAGATCGGGATTTGGGGTATATTATTGATTAA
- a CDS encoding TolC family protein gives MKKYIIGVGLWLTGIGLTVAQTAPAVVPLDKAIQLALQNNKGIKLADSRTQAAEAHLQETKDRSLPQANASLAYSRYSLTGPFSLGAGSDGKSALTIPAGAFNATMGGVTISKEVFGGFAEKSAERSADLLAKASHLDAQRNRSELVYTVTDAYYNIVKLARSIGVIEQNIKQFDEKEREASNLQKEGIVTANEVLKIQLQKNNLQLSRLQVEKARQTALYNFNLLVGLPEDQTIAIDTTLANPVVTAEPLSSFLTRAVQARPEVQANSLRVQSAEAMLRNTKSIMYPHLGVSAGYNYINPTAQVIPEGGAFISAWNVGAGLTYNIGSLYNLKGKLHGAQTAIDQANLQSQQQTDQIRSEVVTAYNNYQLALEQQNVIRTSVGQAQENYRLTESRFRNGLVGSTDLLEADSFLLQAQLNVINATVDAQLAYQRLLKATGNNLN, from the coding sequence ATGAAAAAGTACATCATAGGAGTTGGATTGTGGCTAACAGGCATAGGCCTAACAGTTGCGCAGACAGCGCCAGCTGTGGTGCCTCTGGACAAAGCAATCCAACTTGCACTGCAAAACAATAAGGGAATTAAGCTGGCTGATTCGCGCACGCAGGCTGCCGAAGCTCATTTACAGGAGACAAAAGATCGTAGTTTGCCACAAGCTAATGCATCGCTGGCTTATTCACGTTACAGCCTGACCGGGCCGTTTTCGCTGGGAGCTGGCAGCGATGGAAAATCGGCATTGACGATACCGGCTGGCGCATTCAATGCAACAATGGGTGGAGTTACAATTAGCAAGGAAGTATTTGGAGGTTTTGCCGAAAAGTCGGCCGAGCGGTCGGCTGATTTGCTGGCTAAAGCGAGCCATCTGGATGCACAGCGAAATCGTTCCGAACTTGTCTATACGGTAACCGATGCCTACTACAACATTGTTAAGCTGGCGCGTTCGATTGGCGTTATTGAGCAGAATATCAAACAGTTCGACGAAAAAGAGCGTGAAGCTTCGAATCTACAGAAAGAAGGAATCGTGACAGCCAACGAAGTGCTGAAGATTCAGTTGCAGAAAAACAATTTGCAATTGAGTCGTTTACAGGTCGAGAAAGCCCGCCAGACGGCTCTTTACAACTTTAATTTGCTGGTTGGTCTGCCTGAAGACCAGACTATTGCGATTGATACCACGCTGGCCAATCCAGTCGTTACGGCCGAGCCCCTGAGTTCATTTCTGACACGGGCGGTGCAGGCCCGGCCTGAAGTACAGGCAAATAGTTTACGGGTTCAATCGGCTGAAGCGATGCTTCGCAATACGAAGAGTATTATGTATCCGCATCTGGGTGTATCGGCTGGCTACAATTACATAAACCCCACCGCTCAGGTTATTCCGGAGGGGGGAGCATTCATTAGCGCCTGGAATGTAGGAGCGGGGTTGACGTATAACATCGGTTCGCTGTATAATCTGAAAGGGAAACTGCATGGTGCCCAAACCGCCATTGATCAGGCGAATCTGCAAAGCCAACAGCAAACCGATCAGATTCGGAGTGAGGTCGTTACGGCCTATAATAACTACCAACTGGCCCTCGAACAACAGAATGTAATTCGTACGTCTGTCGGGCAGGCGCAGGAAAATTATCGCCTTACGGAATCCCGTTTCCGTAATGGACTGGTTGGTTCAACTGATCTATTAGAAGCAGACAGCTTTCTGCTTCAGGCTCAACTTAACGTCATTAATGCCACCGTGGACGCACAGCTTGCTTACCAACGCCTGTTAAAAGCCACTGGCAACAACCTTAATTAA
- a CDS encoding MarR family winged helix-turn-helix transcriptional regulator, with the protein MGNQFKNEHHRLIANLHQTDGYIFNHFQQKLSPFDLSVQQYIALRRLSEVYPNSLSAGELKEKMTDLNSDMTRLTDRLVAKSLIRREIDPLNRRRVNLRLTPESHQFVEKVALEFKDFESILSHLTDEEVRIMNTLLEKIRNR; encoded by the coding sequence ATGGGAAATCAGTTCAAAAATGAACACCATCGGCTCATTGCCAACCTGCACCAGACTGATGGATACATCTTTAACCATTTTCAGCAGAAACTATCGCCGTTCGATTTATCGGTTCAGCAATACATCGCATTGCGTCGGTTATCGGAAGTCTATCCGAATAGTCTGAGTGCCGGTGAACTGAAAGAAAAAATGACTGATCTAAACTCAGACATGACTCGACTGACTGATCGGCTGGTAGCAAAAAGCCTGATTAGACGGGAGATCGATCCACTGAATCGTCGGCGGGTCAATCTGCGGCTTACGCCAGAATCGCATCAATTTGTCGAGAAAGTAGCACTTGAATTTAAAGATTTTGAATCGATCCTCAGCCACTTAACTGACGAGGAAGTCCGGATAATGAACACACTCCTTGAAAAAATTAGAAACCGTTAA
- a CDS encoding glycoside hydrolase family 3 protein, whose product MRRVITSASLLVLLSVSIGFGQNWTETKIGVWTKVINKDGQTLGYSPASGVKLLTVDALAFKDLNKNAKLDPYEDWRLPIATRAKDLASKLSVEQIAGLMLYSKHQPIPAPAGGPFAGTYGGKVFAQSGANVADLSDQQREFLTKDNLRHVLVTSVQSPEAAAQWNNNAQALVESLGLGIPINSSSDPRHSTRADAEYNAGAGGSISMWPGSLGLAATFNPDLVKRFGQIAATEYRALGIATALSPQVDLATDPRWNRVSGTFGEDPQLATDMARAYIDGFQTSVGAKEITGGWGYNSVNAMVKHWPGGGSGEGGRDAHYGYGKYAVYPGKNFESHFRPFTEGAFKLSGKTGTASAVMPYYTISFNQDKKYGENVGNSYNKYIIGDLLRGKYHYDGVVCTDWLITADETAVDVFLTGKSWGVEKLSVPERHYKVLLAGADQFGGNNDAGPVIEAYKMGVKEKGEAAMRARFEQSAVRLLKNIFQVGLFENPYLEPETSRSVVGKPEFMQAGYQTQLQSVVLLKNKAKALPLTKGKTVYIPKRFTPAGRNFLGMETPEKLEYPVNLAIVKKYFTVTDNPDEADYALVFIQSPNSGGGYNSDDAKSGGTGYVPVSLQYGDYTAQGTRNPSIGGGDPLEKFTNRTYNGKTAKTINGTDLGMVNDTYAKMKGKPVIVSLQVSNPTVVGEFEKQSNAILAHFGVLDQALLDILTGASEPSALLPMQFPADMKTVEAQSEDVPRDMKSYIDSEGNVYDFGYGLNWKGVIQDARTAKYKKAALSMK is encoded by the coding sequence ATGAGACGTGTAATAACCTCCGCCAGTCTGCTTGTGTTGCTGTCGGTATCGATTGGGTTTGGTCAAAACTGGACGGAAACTAAAATTGGAGTCTGGACCAAGGTGATCAATAAAGATGGGCAAACGTTGGGGTACTCTCCAGCCTCTGGAGTCAAGCTACTAACCGTCGATGCTTTGGCGTTTAAAGACCTAAATAAAAACGCCAAACTGGACCCCTACGAAGACTGGCGATTACCCATTGCAACCCGCGCCAAAGACCTGGCCTCGAAATTATCGGTTGAGCAAATTGCCGGTCTAATGCTTTATAGCAAACATCAGCCGATTCCAGCCCCAGCTGGTGGACCTTTTGCGGGTACATATGGCGGAAAAGTATTTGCGCAAAGTGGCGCGAATGTAGCTGACTTGTCCGATCAGCAACGGGAGTTTTTGACCAAAGACAACCTGCGCCATGTATTGGTTACGTCGGTCCAAAGTCCGGAAGCAGCCGCGCAGTGGAATAACAATGCTCAGGCACTGGTAGAAAGCCTTGGTCTGGGAATTCCGATCAACAGTAGTTCAGACCCACGTCACAGTACGAGAGCCGATGCCGAATACAATGCCGGAGCTGGTGGCTCAATTTCAATGTGGCCCGGTTCATTGGGACTAGCCGCTACATTCAACCCGGATCTGGTGAAACGATTTGGCCAGATTGCCGCCACTGAATACCGGGCACTGGGCATTGCCACAGCCCTTTCTCCACAGGTCGATTTAGCAACCGATCCACGTTGGAACCGGGTAAGTGGCACCTTTGGTGAAGACCCACAACTGGCTACCGACATGGCCCGCGCTTACATTGATGGTTTCCAGACCTCAGTCGGCGCAAAGGAAATAACCGGAGGCTGGGGTTACAACAGTGTAAATGCAATGGTTAAACACTGGCCAGGTGGTGGTTCTGGCGAAGGTGGTCGTGATGCACACTATGGGTATGGAAAATATGCCGTTTATCCAGGGAAGAACTTTGAATCGCATTTTCGCCCCTTCACCGAAGGTGCCTTCAAACTCAGTGGAAAAACAGGTACGGCATCAGCGGTCATGCCGTATTATACCATTTCGTTCAATCAGGACAAAAAATATGGCGAGAATGTCGGCAATAGCTACAATAAATACATCATTGGTGATTTATTGAGGGGCAAGTATCACTATGATGGTGTGGTTTGCACCGACTGGCTGATAACAGCCGACGAAACAGCCGTTGACGTCTTTCTGACGGGCAAATCGTGGGGTGTTGAAAAACTATCGGTCCCGGAGCGTCACTATAAAGTACTACTGGCGGGAGCCGACCAATTTGGTGGTAACAACGATGCTGGGCCTGTAATTGAAGCCTATAAAATGGGGGTTAAAGAAAAAGGCGAAGCGGCAATGCGGGCACGGTTTGAACAATCGGCAGTACGGTTGCTGAAAAATATCTTTCAGGTCGGTTTGTTTGAAAACCCATACCTCGAACCAGAAACGTCTCGTAGTGTAGTCGGTAAGCCTGAATTTATGCAGGCAGGTTACCAGACACAATTGCAATCGGTCGTGCTGTTGAAAAATAAGGCAAAAGCCCTGCCACTGACGAAAGGAAAAACAGTGTACATACCCAAACGATTTACGCCCGCAGGCCGCAATTTTCTGGGGATGGAAACGCCCGAAAAGCTGGAATATCCTGTCAATTTGGCCATTGTCAAGAAGTACTTCACCGTTACGGACAATCCCGACGAAGCTGATTACGCACTGGTGTTTATCCAAAGTCCGAATTCAGGTGGTGGCTACAATAGCGATGATGCAAAATCTGGTGGTACCGGCTATGTTCCTGTAAGTCTTCAATATGGTGATTATACAGCGCAGGGGACACGTAATCCCAGCATCGGCGGTGGCGACCCGCTCGAAAAATTCACCAACCGGACTTACAACGGCAAAACGGCAAAAACAATCAACGGTACCGACTTGGGCATGGTGAACGACACTTACGCAAAAATGAAAGGCAAACCTGTAATTGTTTCGCTACAGGTATCGAATCCAACGGTAGTTGGAGAATTTGAAAAACAGTCGAATGCAATACTGGCACACTTTGGTGTTCTGGATCAGGCTTTGCTGGATATTCTAACAGGAGCCAGTGAGCCATCGGCTTTACTACCGATGCAGTTTCCAGCCGACATGAAGACTGTAGAAGCCCAGTCTGAAGATGTTCCGCGTGACATGAAGTCTTATATTGACTCCGAAGGAAACGTTTATGATTTCGGGTATGGACTAAACTGGAAAGGTGTCATTCAGGATGCCCGCACAGCTAAATACAAGAAAGCGGCACTTAGCATGAAATGA
- a CDS encoding DHA2 family efflux MFS transporter permease subunit produces the protein MKLGFDKWIVVLTVTTAALLQTIDSSIVNVTLNQMMGNLGASLGDISWVVTGYAAASAVMITMSGWLTAKLGRRNYFAASIILFTVASVFCGTSTNVWELVFFRVVQGIGGGGLLTTAQSILIQTFPKEDLGIANAIFGMGVIIGPSIGPTLGGYITDNLSWNWVFYINIPFGILATFLTYTYIKEPAEKMVAGKMDWLALILLTMGIGGLQIILEKGEEKDWFDSSFIVGMSIAAAVGLIGFIWRQLAVKLPILDLRLLLQRRFAVGTLFNFILGFGLFASVFIIPVFCQTILGFTASQTGLLLMPGSIATGLMMPVVGGLLSKNYISPIWYAAIGFLMFFGFCFDLSAISLEAGPDYFFWPLIIRGVGMGLIFIPLTTITLADLKNIEIPQGSALTGMIRQLGGTFGTAIMTTYISTRTVFHASRLSDNVSIYNPLSVDRIRQYTGLFLSKGDALMTATGKAYGVIQGAVIKQALVMTYADAFLIIGGFFLICVPLLLLFIGKKIEASAHTEMVME, from the coding sequence ATGAAGTTAGGATTTGATAAATGGATCGTCGTACTTACGGTAACGACAGCCGCCCTATTGCAAACAATTGACTCATCGATTGTTAACGTTACGCTGAACCAGATGATGGGCAATCTCGGCGCATCACTGGGCGATATTAGCTGGGTTGTTACGGGGTATGCAGCTGCCAGTGCCGTGATGATCACCATGTCGGGCTGGCTGACAGCCAAACTGGGTCGCCGGAATTATTTTGCCGCTTCGATTATTCTCTTTACGGTTGCATCGGTATTTTGTGGTACCTCGACCAACGTTTGGGAACTGGTCTTTTTCCGGGTTGTACAGGGTATCGGTGGAGGAGGTTTGCTAACAACAGCCCAATCCATTCTGATTCAGACCTTCCCGAAAGAAGATCTGGGCATTGCCAACGCGATCTTCGGGATGGGGGTCATCATTGGTCCCTCAATTGGACCAACTCTTGGCGGATACATTACCGACAACCTGTCGTGGAACTGGGTATTTTACATCAATATTCCGTTTGGAATACTGGCCACATTCCTAACGTACACCTACATTAAAGAACCCGCCGAGAAGATGGTGGCGGGTAAGATGGACTGGCTGGCCCTGATACTCCTGACGATGGGAATCGGTGGCTTACAAATTATTCTGGAAAAAGGCGAGGAAAAAGACTGGTTCGATTCGAGTTTCATTGTAGGCATGTCTATTGCCGCTGCTGTTGGCCTGATTGGGTTTATCTGGCGGCAACTTGCCGTAAAACTGCCCATACTCGACTTGAGACTACTGCTCCAGCGTCGATTTGCGGTTGGTACATTGTTTAACTTTATCCTGGGTTTTGGGCTGTTTGCATCCGTCTTTATCATTCCGGTTTTCTGCCAGACCATTCTGGGGTTCACTGCCAGCCAGACCGGATTATTGCTAATGCCGGGTTCAATTGCAACGGGTTTAATGATGCCCGTTGTTGGCGGGTTGCTTAGTAAAAACTACATCTCGCCAATCTGGTATGCCGCCATTGGTTTTCTGATGTTCTTCGGATTCTGTTTCGATTTGTCGGCAATTAGCCTGGAGGCTGGTCCCGATTATTTCTTCTGGCCACTCATTATTCGGGGTGTTGGTATGGGGTTGATTTTTATTCCGCTGACAACCATAACCCTGGCTGATCTGAAAAACATTGAAATTCCTCAGGGCTCGGCTCTCACAGGTATGATTCGTCAGTTAGGCGGAACTTTCGGAACCGCCATCATGACAACGTATATATCAACACGGACCGTATTTCATGCGTCACGATTGTCGGATAATGTATCCATCTACAATCCATTATCAGTTGACCGAATTCGTCAATATACGGGCTTGTTTCTGTCTAAGGGCGATGCCTTAATGACGGCAACAGGTAAAGCATATGGGGTAATCCAGGGTGCTGTTATCAAACAGGCACTTGTTATGACCTATGCCGATGCCTTCCTGATTATCGGCGGATTCTTCCTGATTTGTGTGCCACTGCTACTGTTGTTCATTGGTAAGAAAATCGAAGCGTCTGCCCATACCGAGATGGTTATGGAATAG